In a single window of the Halolamina litorea genome:
- a CDS encoding DUF1328 domain-containing protein: protein MGVANATVLQFFSGQFLELAILFFVLAVVAAIVGARGVAGVSMAAARWLIIAFLVLALITAIL, encoded by the coding sequence ATGGGCGTAGCGAACGCGACGGTGTTACAGTTCTTCTCGGGACAGTTCCTCGAGTTGGCGATCCTCTTTTTCGTCCTCGCCGTCGTCGCCGCGATAGTCGGCGCCCGCGGCGTCGCCGGGGTGAGCATGGCGGCCGCCCGCTGGCTGATCATCGCGTTCCTCGTGTTGGCGCTGATCACCGCGATCCTGTGA
- a CDS encoding RNA-guided endonuclease InsQ/TnpB family protein, with amino-acid sequence MDVRRTAVVKLDLSDEQRDALHRTAEQYLYCANRTGDYCWSDISYTECKTNKREVRDALYSKLREETDLQAQLVQAAIKRAVEAVKGVIERWKKGQRVSCPTFTAKTMDYDARSATFYRNKVSLATVEGRVEPSFVLPADSPTPYERYVLPEDYEFRESTLRYDAATDEFYIQLSTRRIDGDEEVPADTEHPDQTVLGIDLGVNSLAVSSTGTFWQGDDYNHWCREFEKRRGEMQQRGTQAAHNALLRLGKREDAWRKQYIHTVANELVAEAVEHDCDVIVFEDLSGIRERLPHAKWHHVWAFRRLFEYVSYKAPEQGVSVEQVEPNHTSQRCSRTDCGFTHEDNRHGEHFECQKCGYEVNADYNGAKNIGLRYARKRTHRLRSSPTSGSGDVEVDLRVNGGTLNGESHRPIAGD; translated from the coding sequence ATGGACGTGCGTCGAACTGCCGTCGTGAAACTCGACCTTTCCGACGAGCAACGCGACGCACTCCATCGAACCGCCGAGCAATACCTGTACTGTGCAAACCGAACTGGCGACTACTGTTGGTCCGACATCTCCTACACCGAGTGCAAGACCAACAAGCGAGAGGTTCGTGACGCGCTCTACTCCAAACTTCGAGAGGAGACGGACCTACAGGCACAACTCGTCCAAGCCGCCATCAAACGCGCTGTCGAAGCCGTCAAAGGCGTTATTGAACGGTGGAAGAAGGGACAGCGTGTCTCTTGCCCGACATTCACCGCCAAGACGATGGACTACGACGCGCGGAGCGCGACCTTCTACCGAAACAAGGTGTCGCTGGCAACTGTTGAGGGCCGCGTCGAACCGTCGTTCGTTCTCCCAGCAGACAGTCCGACGCCCTACGAGCGGTACGTACTCCCAGAGGACTACGAGTTCCGCGAGAGTACGCTTCGGTACGACGCGGCCACTGACGAGTTCTACATCCAACTTTCGACGCGGCGGATAGACGGCGACGAAGAGGTTCCGGCAGATACCGAGCACCCCGACCAAACGGTCCTCGGTATCGACCTCGGCGTCAACAGTCTCGCGGTCTCCTCAACCGGCACGTTTTGGCAGGGAGACGACTACAACCACTGGTGCCGCGAGTTCGAGAAACGACGTGGAGAGATGCAACAGCGCGGCACACAAGCCGCGCACAACGCCCTGCTTCGACTCGGAAAGCGCGAAGATGCGTGGCGCAAACAGTACATCCACACGGTCGCTAACGAGCTTGTCGCGGAAGCCGTCGAACACGACTGTGACGTAATCGTGTTCGAGGACTTGAGCGGCATTCGAGAGCGTCTTCCGCACGCGAAGTGGCATCACGTTTGGGCGTTCCGACGCCTGTTCGAGTACGTCTCCTACAAAGCACCCGAGCAGGGCGTCTCTGTGGAGCAAGTCGAGCCGAACCACACGTCTCAACGCTGTTCTCGGACGGATTGTGGGTTCACGCACGAGGACAACCGCCACGGGGAACACTTTGAGTGCCAGAAGTGTGGCTACGAGGTGAACGCGGACTACAACGGCGCGAAGAACATCGGGCTACGGTACGCTCGAAAGCGGACACACAGACTCCGTTCCTCGCCCACGTCGGGGAGCGGAGACGTAGAAGTAGACCTGCGTGTGAATGGTGGGACGTTGAACGGCGAGAGTCACCGGCCTATTGCTGGTGACTGA
- a CDS encoding alkaline phosphatase family protein — protein METLLIGLDGVCRDVLEPMFDADRLPALASLFEDGVVGDLESQVPPWTPSAWPSLYTGVNPGKHGAFDFLAFDGYDWGLVNRTHVREHAIWELLDRHDTSSVVVNVPVTGPPREFDGALVPGYVSPEPPTCHPEGLLDELEAELGEYRVYAPSGVEGDEAIEWYRRLVEMRGEAFRLLAEREDPTFGFLQFQQTDTVFHERPADETAVHTVFEAVDEQVAETLEACDPDRVIVASDHGIGPYSEDEFRVNEYLAEMDYLRTTTGEGGMPSWSSIVREKEESASSVGGRLVALAATLGISSQRMGDLLDRLGLKDFVLRHVSTGTVRAGSERVDFADSAAYMRSRTELGVRINKAGRDPSGVVAPAEYSAVRDDLITALNEARAPDGEPIFDDVAPAEEFFDGPYADEAVDIVTIPAGFDRLLSAAIRGEVFGDPPDEWNHKRTGIVAMTGDGVDETAGLDGAHLFDVAPTVLSSLGLPPCDRMDGGTLAPIDGVEPEPYAPFDPRLERTEDDDVTERLSQLGYIDDNEY, from the coding sequence ATGGAGACGCTGCTTATCGGCCTCGACGGGGTCTGTCGGGACGTGCTCGAGCCGATGTTCGACGCCGATCGGCTGCCGGCGCTCGCCTCGCTGTTCGAGGACGGGGTCGTCGGCGACCTCGAATCGCAGGTGCCGCCGTGGACCCCGAGCGCGTGGCCGTCGCTGTACACGGGTGTCAACCCCGGGAAGCACGGCGCGTTCGACTTCCTAGCGTTCGACGGCTACGACTGGGGGCTGGTGAACCGGACCCACGTGCGCGAGCACGCGATCTGGGAGCTACTGGATCGCCACGATACCTCGAGCGTGGTCGTGAACGTGCCCGTGACCGGCCCACCCCGTGAGTTCGACGGCGCGCTCGTGCCCGGCTACGTCAGTCCGGAGCCGCCCACCTGTCACCCGGAGGGACTGCTCGACGAACTCGAAGCGGAGCTCGGGGAGTACCGCGTGTACGCCCCGTCCGGCGTCGAGGGCGACGAAGCGATCGAGTGGTACCGGCGGCTGGTAGAGATGCGCGGGGAAGCGTTCCGACTGCTCGCCGAGCGCGAGGACCCGACGTTCGGCTTCCTCCAGTTCCAGCAGACCGACACGGTGTTCCACGAGCGGCCGGCGGACGAGACGGCCGTTCACACCGTCTTCGAGGCCGTCGACGAACAGGTCGCCGAGACGCTCGAGGCGTGTGACCCAGACCGGGTGATCGTCGCCAGCGACCACGGCATCGGCCCCTACAGCGAGGACGAGTTCCGGGTCAACGAGTACCTCGCCGAGATGGACTACCTCCGCACGACCACCGGCGAGGGCGGGATGCCCTCCTGGAGCAGCATCGTCAGGGAGAAAGAGGAGTCCGCTTCCTCGGTCGGCGGCCGGCTGGTGGCACTCGCGGCCACGCTGGGAATCAGCAGCCAGCGGATGGGCGATCTGCTGGACCGCCTCGGCCTGAAAGACTTCGTCCTCCGGCACGTCTCGACGGGGACGGTCCGGGCCGGCTCCGAGCGCGTCGACTTCGCGGACTCGGCGGCGTACATGCGTTCGCGCACCGAGTTGGGCGTCCGGATCAACAAGGCCGGCCGGGACCCCTCGGGAGTCGTCGCGCCCGCGGAGTACTCGGCAGTTCGGGACGACCTGATCACCGCGCTGAACGAGGCGCGGGCACCCGACGGCGAGCCGATCTTCGACGACGTGGCGCCCGCCGAGGAGTTCTTCGATGGGCCCTACGCCGACGAAGCCGTCGACATCGTCACGATCCCGGCGGGGTTCGACCGCCTGCTGTCGGCGGCGATCCGTGGCGAGGTGTTCGGCGACCCGCCAGACGAGTGGAACCACAAGCGGACGGGCATCGTCGCGATGACGGGCGACGGCGTCGACGAGACTGCGGGTCTCGACGGCGCGCACCTGTTCGACGTGGCGCCGACGGTGCTCTCCTCGCTCGGGCTGCCACCGTGTGACCGCATGGACGGGGGCACGCTCGCCCCCATCGACGGGGTCGAGCCGGAGCCGTACGCGCCGTTCGACCCGCGGCTCGAACGGACCGAAGACGACGACGTGACCGAGCGGCTCTCACAGCTCGGATACATCGACGACAATGAGTATTGA
- a CDS encoding GNAT family N-acetyltransferase: MSIEVTTVDDAGRWNELLSETAGAAAFHHTGALEVFEAHSAGTCHRLVGLKGEEPVGLFPVFTMRKGPATAAVSPPPNLKLPYLGPQVLNRQSPKRRRRDKRNRRFVDACLDWLASEHSPNYTSIRTAPGYDDVRPFIWQEYETTPRYTYVVDIDRDPETLLSAFSTDARRNVTDEYDVEYELTEGSIDDIDRIVEQVEQRHAEQDESYPLDAAVVRDLYRSLPEGVVRPYVCRIDGSFTGGVINMEYGDHAVRWVGGAKVSADLPVNDLLDWAYITDAMERDVLTYDLAGANNPRIARFKAKFAPDLVPYYRLENGTRTMSTLSKLYGSLSG, translated from the coding sequence ATGAGTATTGAGGTAACCACGGTCGACGACGCGGGAAGGTGGAACGAACTGTTGTCGGAGACGGCGGGGGCGGCCGCGTTCCACCACACGGGGGCACTGGAGGTGTTCGAAGCACACAGCGCCGGGACGTGTCACCGTCTCGTCGGGCTGAAAGGCGAGGAACCGGTCGGGCTGTTCCCGGTGTTCACGATGCGGAAGGGCCCGGCGACTGCGGCGGTCTCGCCGCCGCCGAACCTCAAACTCCCGTATCTCGGACCGCAAGTGCTCAACCGCCAGTCACCCAAGCGGCGACGGCGGGACAAGCGGAACCGCCGGTTCGTCGATGCGTGTCTCGACTGGCTGGCGAGCGAACACAGTCCGAACTACACGTCGATCCGGACCGCGCCGGGCTACGATGACGTCCGGCCGTTCATCTGGCAGGAGTACGAGACGACGCCGCGGTACACATACGTCGTGGACATCGACCGGGATCCCGAGACGCTCCTGTCGGCGTTCAGTACTGACGCCCGGCGGAACGTCACCGACGAGTACGACGTGGAGTACGAACTGACCGAGGGGAGCATCGACGACATCGACCGCATCGTCGAGCAGGTCGAGCAGCGCCACGCGGAGCAGGACGAGTCGTACCCGCTGGACGCCGCGGTCGTGCGCGATCTCTACCGGTCGCTCCCGGAGGGTGTCGTCCGGCCGTACGTCTGCCGTATCGACGGATCGTTCACTGGCGGCGTCATCAACATGGAGTACGGCGACCACGCCGTGCGCTGGGTTGGCGGGGCGAAGGTGTCGGCGGACCTTCCGGTGAACGACCTGCTCGACTGGGCGTACATCACCGACGCGATGGAGCGGGACGTGCTGACCTACGACCTCGCCGGGGCGAACAACCCGCGTATCGCCCGGTTCAAGGCGAAGTTCGCGCCGGACCTCGTCCCCTACTACCGGCTGGAGAACGGGACGCGAACCATGTCGACGCTCTCGAAGCTGTACGGGAGCCTCAGCGGGTGA